ACTTCACGCTTTTGCGCCTTGTTGAAGGTTAAATTCAGGTTATAATCAATGTTTTCGTCATTATCTCCTTCTTCATGGTTGATAGTAGGAGGTACGATACCATTTTTTATAGCAAGAATACTTGCAATCGCTTCTACAGCTCCGGCCGCACCTAGTAGGTGACCGGTCATCGATTTAGTTGAACTGATGTTCAGCTTGAAAGCATGTTCGCCAAATACATTTTTGATTGCTTTAGATTCAGAAATGTCACCAACTGGAGTTGATGTTCCGTGAACGTTGATGTAATCAACCTCTTCCGGTTTCATTTCTGCGTCTTCCAATGCATTTTGCATCACTAATCTAGCTCCAAGTCCTTCCGGGTGTGAAGCTGTCAGGTGATAAGCATCGGCTGACATACCTGATCCAACAATCTCAGCATAAATTTTGGCACCACGTGCTTTAGCGTGTTCCAGTTCTTCCAGAACGAGGCATCCGCCACCTTCTCCCATTACGAATCCATCACGGCTTGCGCTAAATGGGCGGGACGCCTTTGCTGCTTCATCATTTCTGGTAGATAAAGCGTGCATTGCGTTAAATCCACCAACTCCGGCTGCAGTGATTGCTGCTTCGGAACCTCCGGTAACAATAACATTCGCTTTATTCAATCGGATATAGTTGAATGCATCGGCAATGGCATTCGAAGATGTTGCACATGCAGATGTTGTTGCAAAGTTCGGGCCATGGAAACCATACATGATAGAAATTTGGCCAGCTGCAATATCCGAAATCATTTTGGGGATAAAGAAGGGGTTAAACTTCGGACCGTTTTCCTTGTTCAAGGTGTAGTTCCCAACTTCTTCTTCAAAAGTCTGGATACCACCAATACCGGCTCCAAAGATTACACCAATTCTGTTTAAGTCCTCTTTTTCAAGGTCAAGTTCAGAGTCTGTTACGGCTTGTTTAGCTACAGCAACTGCATACTGTGTGTAACGGTCCATCTTTCTTGCCTCTTTGCGGTCGATGTATTGATTCGCATCGAATCCTTTTACTTCGCACGCAAATTGAGTCTTAAACAGTGACGCATCAAAATGAGTAATAGGTCCTGCTCCGCTCACACCGTTGATCAGGTTTTCCCAGAACTCGGGAACAGTGTTTCCTAATGGAGTAATGGCGCCAAGACCTGTTACTACTACTCTTTTTAATTCCATATGATGAAATCAGAAATTAAGCTTTAGCAGCTTCAATGTATGTTACAGCGTCACCTACAGTAGCGATTTTTTCAGCTTGATCATCAGGAATGGAAATACCGAATTCTTTTTCGAATTCCATGATAAGTTCTACAGTGTCAAGTGAATCTGCACCTAAATCGTTTGTGAAGCTTGCTTCCAAAGTAACTTCAGATTCTTCAACGCCTAATTTATCAACGATAATCGCCTTTACTCTTGATTCAATTTCAGACATAACTTTAAGTTTTTAATTAATAAATTGAATTATTTTTTTAATTTTGCAGCTGCAAAGGAATGAATATTTATTGTTTCGAGCAAATATTTGACTAATAAAATTCGTTTCATTGCACATTTTTCACGAATTTGTGCACAGATTAATCCTTTTATGAAGATACGGATTGCAATTTTAGGTTCCGGTTCAGGTACAAATGCTGAAAATATCATCCGTTATTTTCAGGGTCATTCCACTATGGAAGTAGCATTGGTCTTGTCTAACAGGGCAGATGCCTATATATTGGAACGGGCCAGGATGTATGGAATTCCTTATATTGCCTTCACTAAAACAGATTTTCTTTCAGAAGAGAGTATCTTGCCTTTATTAGATGAAAACAGGATTGATTTTCTGGTTTTGGCGGGTTTTCTGCTTCAAATTCCTGAGGCGCTTATACAGTTATATCCGAATAAAATTATAAATATTCACCCGGCTTTGTTGCCCAAAT
The Bacteroides sedimenti genome window above contains:
- the fabF gene encoding beta-ketoacyl-ACP synthase II, with the protein product MELKRVVVTGLGAITPLGNTVPEFWENLINGVSGAGPITHFDASLFKTQFACEVKGFDANQYIDRKEARKMDRYTQYAVAVAKQAVTDSELDLEKEDLNRIGVIFGAGIGGIQTFEEEVGNYTLNKENGPKFNPFFIPKMISDIAAGQISIMYGFHGPNFATTSACATSSNAIADAFNYIRLNKANVIVTGGSEAAITAAGVGGFNAMHALSTRNDEAAKASRPFSASRDGFVMGEGGGCLVLEELEHAKARGAKIYAEIVGSGMSADAYHLTASHPEGLGARLVMQNALEDAEMKPEEVDYINVHGTSTPVGDISESKAIKNVFGEHAFKLNISSTKSMTGHLLGAAGAVEAIASILAIKNGIVPPTINHEEGDNDENIDYNLNLTFNKAQKREVNVALSNTFGFGGHNACVIFKKYSE
- a CDS encoding acyl carrier protein, with protein sequence MSEIESRVKAIIVDKLGVEESEVTLEASFTNDLGADSLDTVELIMEFEKEFGISIPDDQAEKIATVGDAVTYIEAAKA
- a CDS encoding phosphoribosylglycinamide formyltransferase, coding for MRFIAHFSRICAQINPFMKIRIAILGSGSGTNAENIIRYFQGHSTMEVALVLSNRADAYILERARMYGIPYIAFTKTDFLSEESILPLLDENRIDFLVLAGFLLQIPEALIQLYPNKIINIHPALLPKYGGKGMYGNRVHEAVVAAGEKFSGITIHYIDEHYDSGSIIFQTTCEVLPTDTPHDVAVKVHALEYQFYPQVIQETINKEFGLTPDIK